In Salinigranum marinum, one DNA window encodes the following:
- the arsA gene encoding arsenical pump-driving ATPase: MTATLTDARAVVEPTDEATEFVFFSGKGGVGKSTVSCATATWLADNGYDTLLVTTDPAPNLSDIFGQNIGHEVTGIDEVENLSAIEIDPDAAAEEYRQETIEPMRQLLDDEHLETVEEQLNSPCVEEIAAFDNFVDFMDSPEYDVVVFDTAPTGHTIRLMELPSDWNAELEKGGSTCIGPAASMEDKKADYERAIETLQDEDRTSFAFVGKPEASSIDEVERSAADLADLGIESQLLVVNGYLPESVCEDPFFEGKRADEQSVIDRVAATFDEQALATYPLQPGEITGLDLLSDVGGVLYDGEDATVDVGTAPDATTDGRAVDLNKLTDPDAVAEQLKPVDGTRYLFFTGKGGVGKSTIASTTATALAEGGYETLVVTTDPAAHLEDIFEEPVGHDPTSVGQENLDAARIDQEEALEEYRTNVLDHVTEMYEERDDDAIDVDAAIQNVEEELESPCAEEMAALEKFVSYFDEDGYDVVVFDTAPTGHTLRLLELPSDWKGFMDLGSLTKGAAPEKEGKYDDVIETMQNPDKSTFAFVMYPEYTPMMEAYRAAEDLRDQVGIETSLVVANYLLPQEYGDNAFFENRRAQQERYLDEISDRFDAPMMLAPLRRDEPVGLDELRSFGAVIAGLAGVREEKHEEVTAS; this comes from the coding sequence ATGACCGCCACACTGACCGACGCCCGCGCGGTCGTCGAACCGACGGACGAAGCGACTGAGTTCGTCTTCTTCAGCGGAAAAGGCGGCGTCGGCAAGAGTACCGTCAGCTGTGCGACTGCGACCTGGCTGGCCGACAACGGCTACGACACACTGCTGGTGACGACCGACCCAGCGCCGAATCTCTCCGACATCTTTGGCCAGAACATTGGTCACGAGGTTACGGGAATCGACGAGGTCGAAAACCTCTCGGCCATCGAAATCGACCCGGACGCCGCCGCAGAGGAGTACCGCCAGGAGACGATCGAGCCGATGCGGCAACTGCTCGACGACGAGCACCTCGAAACAGTCGAGGAGCAACTCAACAGTCCATGTGTCGAGGAGATCGCCGCCTTCGACAATTTCGTCGACTTCATGGACAGCCCTGAATACGATGTCGTCGTCTTCGACACTGCACCGACCGGACACACCATCCGCCTGATGGAACTCCCTTCTGACTGGAACGCGGAACTCGAAAAGGGCGGGTCGACGTGTATCGGTCCAGCAGCCTCCATGGAGGACAAGAAAGCCGATTACGAGCGTGCCATAGAGACGCTCCAAGACGAGGACCGAACCTCGTTCGCCTTCGTCGGCAAGCCCGAAGCCTCTTCGATCGACGAGGTCGAACGGAGTGCCGCAGACCTCGCCGACCTTGGAATCGAATCTCAGCTGCTCGTCGTCAACGGCTATCTTCCGGAGTCGGTCTGTGAAGACCCCTTCTTCGAGGGGAAGCGCGCGGACGAACAGTCGGTCATCGACCGCGTCGCCGCGACGTTCGACGAACAGGCCCTCGCGACCTATCCGCTCCAGCCGGGCGAGATCACCGGGCTCGACCTGCTCTCGGACGTCGGCGGTGTCCTCTACGACGGTGAGGACGCCACCGTCGATGTCGGGACAGCACCCGACGCGACGACGGACGGGCGTGCGGTGGACCTGAATAAACTCACCGACCCCGATGCCGTTGCAGAACAATTGAAACCGGTCGACGGGACACGGTACCTCTTTTTCACTGGGAAGGGCGGCGTCGGAAAGAGCACTATCGCCTCGACGACGGCGACCGCACTCGCCGAAGGAGGCTACGAGACGCTCGTCGTGACGACCGACCCGGCAGCCCACTTGGAAGATATCTTCGAGGAACCGGTCGGTCACGACCCCACGTCGGTCGGGCAGGAGAACCTCGACGCGGCCCGTATCGATCAGGAGGAGGCGCTCGAGGAGTACCGGACGAACGTTCTCGACCACGTCACCGAGATGTACGAGGAGCGAGACGACGACGCCATCGACGTCGACGCCGCAATCCAGAACGTCGAGGAAGAACTGGAGTCGCCGTGTGCCGAAGAGATGGCGGCGCTCGAGAAGTTCGTCAGCTACTTCGACGAAGACGGGTACGACGTGGTCGTCTTCGACACCGCACCAACCGGTCACACGCTCCGACTGCTCGAACTCCCGTCGGACTGGAAGGGCTTCATGGACCTCGGGTCGCTGACGAAAGGGGCTGCACCGGAGAAGGAAGGCAAGTACGACGACGTGATCGAGACGATGCAGAACCCCGACAAGAGCACGTTCGCGTTCGTCATGTACCCCGAGTATACACCGATGATGGAAGCGTACCGGGCGGCGGAAGACCTGCGCGATCAAGTCGGTATCGAGACTTCGCTAGTCGTGGCAAACTACCTCCTTCCCCAGGAGTACGGTGACAACGCCTTCTTCGAGAACCGTCGTGCCCAGCAGGAACGGTACCTCGACGAGATCAGCGACCGGTTCGACGCGCCGATGATGCTCGCACCGCTTCGACGAGACGAACCGGTTGGGCTGGACGAACTCCGCTCGTTCGGTGCGGTGATTGCTGGCTTGGCTGGCGTCCGTGAGGAGAAACACGAGGAGGTGACGGCGTCGTGA
- the arsD gene encoding arsenite efflux transporter metallochaperone ArsD translates to MTELTLYEEAMCCSTGVCGPDPDDELVEVSAALDQLEAAFEDVDVSRANMQHDIDQFLQTQRIADLVEAHGPSILPITVVDDEIVGKSEYLGYDELESILEDHTQPQEASR, encoded by the coding sequence ATGACCGAACTCACCCTGTACGAAGAAGCGATGTGTTGTTCCACCGGCGTCTGCGGACCCGACCCGGACGACGAACTCGTCGAAGTCAGCGCCGCCCTCGACCAGTTAGAGGCGGCGTTCGAAGACGTCGACGTCTCGCGAGCGAACATGCAACACGACATCGACCAGTTCCTCCAGACACAGCGTATCGCCGACCTCGTCGAAGCGCACGGACCGTCGATTCTCCCCATCACGGTCGTCGACGACGAAATCGTCGGAAAGTCCGAGTATCTCGGCTACGACGAACTCGAATCCATCCTCGAAGACCACACGCAGCCCCAGGAGGCCTCGCGATGA
- a CDS encoding metalloregulator ArsR/SmtB family transcription factor, with the protein MSSTERLQRYLASERGECGDGEVTERLAELEEWDEIAGGPNLEEDVGVLSALANETRYKIVRILHVAEEELCVCEFSPLLDVSDSAISHALSQLTDAGLLTRRKDGKWRKYRATPRANAVLVALDGSRKL; encoded by the coding sequence ATGTCATCGACCGAGCGACTGCAGCGATATCTCGCAAGCGAACGGGGTGAGTGCGGTGATGGTGAGGTCACCGAACGACTAGCCGAACTCGAAGAATGGGACGAGATCGCTGGCGGCCCAAATCTCGAAGAGGATGTCGGGGTGCTCTCAGCACTCGCCAACGAAACTCGGTACAAGATCGTCCGCATTCTCCACGTGGCTGAGGAGGAACTCTGTGTCTGTGAGTTCTCTCCACTTCTCGACGTCAGCGACAGCGCAATAAGTCATGCCCTCTCCCAGCTCACAGACGCCGGGTTACTCACCCGTCGAAAGGACGGGAAGTGGCGCAAGTACCGGGCTACGCCGAGAGCGAACGCTGTTCTCGTTGCACTCGACGGCTCACGGAAGTTGTGA
- a CDS encoding winged helix-turn-helix domain-containing protein: MTNAPADVNERVTEEWKSETTPGERVRTVMKRTYEPQSVAAIAERALTSATTARKHLGILTEDGYAEAVTPPDKRGTWYRRAPRSVVLERAQQILDSVDVETLSARVTELRETVREFEEQTGAESPRAAAIAETDLDSETMTEWQTTRRNLKLARAALALADATDVVGDDAGSDGRGDPAGVIG; the protein is encoded by the coding sequence ATGACCAACGCCCCCGCCGACGTGAACGAGCGCGTTACCGAGGAGTGGAAGTCCGAGACCACTCCCGGCGAGCGCGTCCGCACGGTAATGAAGCGGACGTACGAACCGCAGTCGGTTGCTGCGATCGCCGAGCGTGCGCTGACTTCAGCGACGACCGCACGCAAGCACCTCGGCATCCTCACCGAGGACGGCTACGCTGAGGCAGTCACTCCCCCGGACAAGCGCGGGACGTGGTACAGACGTGCTCCCCGCTCGGTCGTCCTCGAACGTGCCCAGCAGATACTCGACTCGGTCGATGTCGAGACACTGTCGGCACGCGTCACGGAGCTTCGCGAAACCGTTCGTGAGTTCGAGGAACAGACAGGAGCAGAATCACCACGCGCCGCGGCCATCGCTGAAACGGATCTGGACTCGGAGACGATGACGGAGTGGCAGACAACACGTCGGAACCTGAAGCTCGCACGGGCTGCACTCGCGCTCGCGGACGCGACTGACGTTGTCGGAGACGACGCCGGATCGGACGGCCGGGGCGACCCGGCCGGTGTCATCGGCTAA
- a CDS encoding DUF433 domain-containing protein, protein MSITRDDDMLGGEPRIDGTRVGVRHVAARVIDSGQSPAHVADQIDVSLASVYEALSYYYAHLDELREFERENTEAFERVRESSVKPKETVR, encoded by the coding sequence ATGAGCATTACCCGCGACGACGATATGCTCGGTGGTGAGCCACGAATCGATGGCACACGAGTCGGGGTTCGACACGTCGCGGCGCGGGTAATCGACAGTGGCCAGTCGCCCGCGCACGTCGCGGATCAGATCGATGTCTCGCTCGCGAGTGTCTATGAGGCGCTGTCGTACTACTACGCCCACCTCGACGAACTGCGCGAGTTCGAACGTGAGAACACAGAGGCGTTCGAGCGTGTTCGAGAGTCGTCGGTAAAACCGAAAGAGACCGTCCGGTGA
- a CDS encoding TROVE domain-containing protein produces MEFNKPTQTVAEATRTTNDEGGEAFEPADPRLALYKRTINQLLEGSFYEADDEQLAAVVRRFDAAADEDPEFVLKLAAYARQELHLRDIPQVLLVLAANDDRFKDDSPESLIREWAPAIIQRMDETATALAIHDQLFGGTAPWPLRRGIEDALVSMADAYTLGKYELSRREVTLHDVFNRVHPEPVDDEQDVLFERFVCGGLDDYPDVDPLPSPNTWETVISERGNTRDAWETLIEDDAYTLPIFASIRNLRNMLEAGVDEDTVVSHLDLEAVRHAPLYPFRYYQAYTALQAADVHAPAVERWLEDAIDVAVETVPDGFGDTFVAVDLSGSMGHPLSTHSTLRLKEIGALFGAILADQGAEVGGFGDDFQTVPMHVDTPVLQRQAAVLAIDEDVGNSTNGWKPLEHLRERGAPVERIVVITDMQIWDSTPFTARDDQTVKTAFDAYRDEVASDTALYLVDLASYGDLVTPEGYENVYNVSGWSETVLSFITHAENPMQVIDDIDAFEPT; encoded by the coding sequence ATGGAATTCAACAAGCCAACACAAACGGTCGCGGAGGCGACGCGAACCACCAACGACGAAGGTGGGGAAGCGTTCGAGCCTGCCGACCCCCGACTCGCACTGTACAAGCGCACGATCAACCAACTGCTGGAGGGCTCGTTCTACGAGGCCGATGACGAACAACTCGCTGCTGTCGTCCGACGGTTCGATGCCGCGGCAGACGAGGACCCGGAGTTCGTCCTGAAGCTCGCTGCGTACGCGCGGCAGGAACTCCATCTACGGGACATCCCACAAGTCCTGCTCGTACTGGCAGCCAACGACGACCGGTTCAAGGACGACTCTCCCGAGTCGCTCATCCGCGAGTGGGCACCGGCGATCATCCAGCGGATGGACGAGACGGCGACTGCCCTCGCGATCCACGACCAGCTGTTCGGCGGAACTGCCCCGTGGCCGCTTCGACGCGGTATCGAGGACGCACTCGTCTCGATGGCCGACGCGTACACCCTCGGCAAGTACGAGCTGTCACGACGCGAGGTGACGCTGCACGACGTGTTCAATCGAGTCCATCCCGAGCCCGTTGATGACGAGCAGGACGTCCTGTTCGAGCGGTTCGTGTGCGGCGGCCTTGACGACTATCCCGACGTTGACCCACTGCCGTCGCCGAACACGTGGGAGACAGTCATCTCCGAGCGCGGCAACACCAGGGACGCCTGGGAAACGCTCATCGAGGACGACGCGTACACGCTGCCGATCTTCGCGTCGATCCGGAACCTTCGGAACATGCTCGAAGCCGGCGTTGACGAAGACACCGTCGTGAGCCACCTCGATCTGGAGGCGGTGCGCCACGCCCCGCTGTACCCGTTCCGGTACTACCAGGCGTACACTGCGCTTCAGGCCGCAGATGTCCACGCTCCCGCAGTCGAACGATGGCTGGAAGACGCAATCGACGTCGCGGTCGAGACGGTGCCTGATGGATTCGGCGACACGTTCGTCGCCGTCGATCTGTCGGGGTCGATGGGCCACCCACTATCCACGCACAGCACGCTCAGGCTCAAGGAGATCGGGGCATTGTTCGGTGCGATCCTCGCCGACCAGGGTGCCGAAGTCGGTGGCTTCGGTGACGACTTCCAGACCGTTCCGATGCACGTCGACACGCCAGTGCTGCAGCGCCAAGCGGCGGTGCTGGCCATCGACGAGGACGTCGGGAACTCGACGAACGGATGGAAGCCACTGGAGCACCTTCGTGAGCGGGGTGCGCCTGTCGAACGCATCGTCGTCATCACCGATATGCAGATCTGGGACAGCACGCCGTTCACGGCGCGCGATGACCAGACGGTCAAGACGGCGTTTGACGCCTATCGGGACGAGGTTGCGTCCGACACTGCGTTGTACCTCGTCGACCTCGCATCCTACGGCGACTTGGTGACGCCGGAGGGCTACGAGAACGTCTACAACGTCTCTGGCTGGTCGGAGACCGTCCTTTCGTTCATCACGCACGCCGAGAACCCGATGCAGGTCATCGACGATATCGACGCATTCGAGCCCACATAA
- a CDS encoding DUF7342 family protein — MSDDPARNWSDSLSAAERVEAVALTVGEPRTANWIAAEAEVAHETATKYLKRLTDDGKLRADTRGQRTTYEPDPVGQYLTEIRELYEEHSPDELAASLEQMNEQIRTWKAEYDVDTPNELRASLGRTEYVTDERERRQVACEWDHLETRRRLVEDALRLYDRFPSERRSVSA; from the coding sequence ATGAGCGACGACCCGGCCCGAAACTGGAGTGACAGTCTGTCGGCGGCCGAGCGCGTCGAAGCGGTCGCACTCACTGTTGGTGAACCCCGAACGGCAAATTGGATCGCTGCAGAGGCCGAGGTCGCCCACGAAACCGCGACGAAGTACCTCAAACGCCTCACTGACGACGGAAAACTGCGCGCCGATACACGTGGCCAGCGAACGACGTACGAGCCCGACCCCGTCGGTCAGTACCTCACCGAGATTCGCGAGCTCTACGAAGAACACTCACCTGACGAACTCGCCGCGAGTCTCGAACAGATGAACGAGCAAATTCGAACGTGGAAGGCAGAATACGACGTCGACACCCCGAACGAACTCCGTGCAAGCCTCGGCCGGACAGAATACGTCACGGACGAGCGCGAACGTCGACAAGTGGCCTGCGAGTGGGACCACCTCGAAACACGCCGTCGTCTCGTCGAAGATGCACTCCGACTCTACGACCGCTTCCCCAGTGAGCGACGCTCTGTGTCCGCATGA
- a CDS encoding IS4 family transposase, producing MQSGSRSRRTDLAEAELCQTDVSGTVRKEFQSAEFGDERLTDRLMQVGDRLGRAPAESIPNACEDWASTKATYRFCDNERVDPDEILSAHAREQRSRVDDNEELLVVSDTTELVFPRHPSKEGLGDIGNSTTDLEGVKVHSTIGVDPQTHRMTGVIDQQSLIEDQQASTKHDANGKGERIELESEQKKWIRGDRQASDWLAEEIRPIFIHDRGADAFAFYREVTDELDAGFVVRANQNRCIQTPSGTDGRLIDWSEDLPEQGRTSIEIEQGSGRAAREAELIVKAGSCELLPPQNDLTHTEPVEVNVVRIDERGEQDDPIQWVLLTTESVVAFSDSLSVIESYRARWTIEDWHKVLKTGCRIEERRLETWERMEVLLSVYSVIAWKVLELRELARGDTHCSPDVLLSEIERSILETKFPELTDNGAQAYAIAITKIGGYLDRGSDPPPGWETIWKGLKKLQTWAEGYELRS from the coding sequence ATGCAGAGCGGTTCACGAAGCCGGCGGACTGATCTAGCCGAAGCGGAGCTGTGTCAGACGGATGTCTCTGGCACGGTTCGCAAGGAGTTTCAGTCTGCTGAGTTTGGTGATGAACGGCTTACTGACCGATTGATGCAGGTCGGCGATCGGCTCGGCAGGGCACCTGCCGAGTCGATCCCCAACGCCTGCGAGGACTGGGCCTCCACAAAGGCTACGTACCGATTTTGCGATAACGAGCGTGTGGACCCAGACGAGATTCTCTCCGCCCACGCGCGAGAACAACGCTCACGCGTCGATGACAACGAGGAACTCCTCGTTGTCTCTGACACGACTGAGCTCGTGTTCCCGAGACATCCGTCCAAGGAGGGACTCGGTGACATCGGCAACTCTACGACGGATCTCGAAGGTGTCAAGGTTCACTCGACGATCGGAGTCGATCCACAGACACATCGCATGACTGGGGTCATCGATCAGCAGTCGCTGATCGAGGACCAACAGGCCAGCACCAAACACGACGCGAATGGGAAGGGTGAGCGGATCGAATTAGAGAGCGAACAGAAAAAATGGATTCGAGGGGACAGGCAAGCCAGCGACTGGCTTGCCGAGGAGATTCGACCGATATTCATCCACGACCGAGGAGCTGATGCATTTGCGTTCTACCGCGAAGTTACAGACGAGCTGGACGCTGGATTCGTCGTCCGGGCGAATCAGAATCGCTGTATTCAGACGCCGTCCGGAACGGACGGGCGTCTGATTGACTGGAGTGAAGACCTCCCCGAACAAGGTCGCACGTCGATAGAGATCGAACAAGGAAGTGGAAGAGCAGCTAGAGAGGCTGAGCTGATCGTCAAAGCCGGCTCGTGTGAGCTACTTCCACCGCAGAACGATCTAACTCACACCGAGCCAGTCGAGGTAAACGTCGTGCGGATCGACGAACGTGGAGAACAAGACGACCCGATTCAGTGGGTGTTACTCACCACTGAATCGGTCGTTGCGTTCAGTGATTCGCTGAGTGTGATAGAATCTTACCGCGCTCGATGGACGATCGAAGACTGGCACAAGGTGCTGAAGACTGGATGCCGGATCGAGGAACGCCGACTGGAAACGTGGGAGCGCATGGAGGTCTTGTTGAGTGTCTATTCGGTAATCGCGTGGAAGGTGCTGGAGTTACGGGAACTTGCTCGGGGAGACACACACTGCTCACCTGATGTCCTTCTGAGCGAGATTGAACGGTCAATTCTGGAAACGAAATTTCCAGAATTGACCGACAACGGGGCTCAAGCGTACGCAATTGCGATTACGAAGATCGGCGGCTACCTTGACCGAGGCTCCGATCCACCGCCCGGTTGGGAGACGATTTGGAAAGGCCTCAAGAAACTTCAGACCTGGGCGGAGGGATACGAACTGCGCTCCTGA
- a CDS encoding DUF5658 family protein, producing MPSNTLYLKLRGFTESGWSENIRNTIFYTDESQERTAGLSLNSVETWLVQYQTLVEHWMWLMVLATLVLDVHTTTVGLEQGFAESNPLLRAAFETFGVSILWQLKAVAAVIGLGCWTVLPRDERVLVPASLGLPWALAALSNTGLLVFT from the coding sequence ATGCCATCAAATACGCTCTATCTCAAACTCAGGGGATTTACTGAATCGGGCTGGAGTGAAAATATACGGAATACGATATTTTATACGGACGAGTCACAGGAACGCACGGCTGGGTTAAGTCTCAACAGTGTCGAAACGTGGCTCGTCCAGTACCAGACGCTCGTTGAGCACTGGATGTGGCTCATGGTGCTTGCCACACTCGTCCTCGACGTTCACACCACGACTGTGGGACTCGAACAGGGGTTCGCCGAGTCCAATCCCCTCCTCCGTGCGGCCTTCGAGACATTTGGTGTCTCGATTCTCTGGCAGTTGAAAGCCGTCGCTGCCGTGATCGGTCTGGGCTGCTGGACGGTGTTACCGCGAGACGAGCGTGTGCTGGTTCCTGCCTCGCTTGGACTGCCGTGGGCGCTTGCCGCACTCTCGAACACGGGACTACTCGTCTTTACGTAA
- a CDS encoding IS1096 element passenger TnpR family protein — MKTYIFRVWVLPNPAVGFMPHMDVWREIEIDDSQTLVALHETIADAFDWWNIRDYEFVVHDTESGLQNRYSPPKAPGEESRQTRSRADRLIQSIRPATDSRAGTWFQSDQADSVTEYESAEIPISRIDPTELHSLRYRFNPGHSYDHHIELQQTRKGGQRSDPKVVREQGTSPPTHPQVGMTIFR, encoded by the coding sequence ATGAAAACATACATTTTCCGTGTATGGGTGCTTCCGAATCCAGCAGTAGGCTTCATGCCCCACATGGATGTCTGGCGTGAGATCGAAATCGATGACTCACAAACACTGGTTGCGCTTCATGAGACAATCGCTGATGCGTTCGATTGGTGGAACATCCGCGACTACGAGTTTGTCGTGCATGACACCGAGAGCGGTCTCCAAAATCGATATAGTCCCCCGAAAGCACCTGGCGAAGAGTCGAGACAGACCAGATCCAGAGCTGACCGTCTTATCCAGAGCATCCGTCCAGCGACCGACAGCAGGGCGGGTACGTGGTTCCAGAGCGATCAAGCTGATTCAGTGACGGAGTACGAGAGCGCCGAAATCCCCATCAGTAGAATTGATCCCACGGAGCTTCATTCGTTGCGCTATCGGTTCAATCCTGGACACAGTTACGATCACCACATAGAACTGCAACAAACCCGCAAGGGAGGGCAGAGGAGTGACCCGAAAGTAGTCCGTGAACAGGGTACGAGCCCACCGACACACCCCCAGGTCGGTATGACGATCTTCCGTTGA
- a CDS encoding sulfatase, with translation MKPNIITIVADCLRYDRVMDTANDNFSLDTKNIDRLADQGVSYSNSYSTGSWTVPAHGSFFSGRYPSEHAATCLNKRFDIEREGTLAGQLSSLDYTSVGFSANPWVSDEFGFSSGFDRFYDIHPGLFAMKCEISARNNSEYQTSIFPSVEDGIKRFVRGIMPNRIFNYLKPKHPSASAEDVNSRIFEEIDIGSQDRPFYMFVNYMDVHEPYRIHEKYLHEEEFGVQGSISWNLDSLNQNEIDDYQSEAIESIYNASVTYLDSCIGELLKWLESRNVLEESIIIILSDHGQSLGENGFWGHGTYLSDELIRIPVIVSGPSQYIDRWPDRDTTISIGEVPYYLLESISEQFQSGSDLLKRSANKKIAGGDSPVAAESHGAHEEGYSDLDSIPNKGFISIALNDTKYVKNLDDCSIKSLIDDFEWTYDKIPPEMRHLEDEILEIDVSMNDEPNQAGMNADTQKRLKDLGYI, from the coding sequence ATGAAACCAAATATTATAACGATTGTAGCAGACTGTTTAAGATATGACAGAGTTATGGACACGGCGAATGATAATTTTAGTCTTGATACCAAGAATATCGACAGATTAGCTGATCAGGGGGTATCGTATTCGAACAGTTATTCTACGGGATCCTGGACTGTCCCAGCACATGGTTCCTTTTTTTCTGGAAGGTACCCTTCTGAACACGCTGCAACGTGCTTGAATAAACGGTTTGATATTGAACGGGAAGGAACGCTGGCTGGCCAATTATCATCGCTAGATTATACCTCGGTCGGATTCTCAGCTAACCCCTGGGTCAGTGATGAGTTCGGATTTTCCTCTGGATTTGACCGATTTTATGACATACACCCAGGATTATTCGCAATGAAGTGTGAAATATCCGCTCGTAATAATTCAGAATATCAAACCAGTATTTTCCCATCTGTTGAGGATGGTATTAAGAGGTTCGTCCGTGGGATAATGCCGAATCGTATATTCAATTATCTCAAGCCGAAGCACCCGAGTGCAAGTGCAGAAGATGTGAATTCGAGAATATTCGAAGAAATTGACATAGGTTCGCAGGATAGGCCGTTCTACATGTTTGTGAATTATATGGACGTGCACGAACCATACAGAATTCATGAAAAGTATCTGCACGAAGAGGAATTTGGTGTGCAGGGCTCTATCTCATGGAACTTAGATAGTCTCAATCAAAACGAGATAGATGATTATCAATCAGAAGCGATTGAATCAATATACAATGCCTCCGTGACGTACCTAGATTCATGTATTGGTGAATTGTTGAAATGGCTCGAGAGTAGGAATGTATTGGAAGAGTCTATTATAATTATCCTATCCGATCACGGCCAATCACTGGGTGAAAATGGGTTCTGGGGCCACGGAACATACTTATCAGACGAACTGATACGAATACCAGTGATAGTCTCTGGACCAAGCCAATATATTGACAGGTGGCCAGACCGAGACACTACAATCTCTATAGGAGAAGTTCCATATTATTTACTCGAATCTATTTCGGAACAGTTTCAATCTGGGTCGGATTTATTGAAAAGATCTGCAAATAAGAAAATCGCTGGAGGTGATAGTCCCGTTGCTGCCGAATCACACGGAGCACATGAGGAAGGTTACTCAGATTTAGATAGTATCCCCAATAAAGGGTTCATCTCAATAGCGCTGAACGATACGAAATACGTTAAGAATTTAGATGACTGTAGTATTAAGTCCTTGATAGACGATTTCGAATGGACCTATGACAAAATTCCTCCCGAAATGAGACATTTAGAAGATGAAATTCTTGAAATTGATGTGTCAATGAATGATGAACCAAACCAGGCCGGGATGAATGCTGACACACAGAAAAGACTGAAAGACCTAGGATATATTTAA
- a CDS encoding glycosyltransferase family 2 protein, with protein sequence MNDVSAMVVTLNEEENIENCLETLEWCDEIIIVDGYSNDQTVSLAKEYTNKVYMDEPAGYGDPARKIAIEEASNEWICMLDADEMIPKKLANRLERLAKNSEADVIYAPRMNFSLGEWIDNAGFWPDYRPILFRKKQANLSDDVHDFINFDEETASIKMEQDPDIAIRHFNHTNLHDKIDRINKYTTIESEQIEYTNWGMVSRSILEFVNRYFIQTGFRSGVTGLILSILQAWYVFLSYLKAREAHVVGSEEDINAKYDHEKQKVLQDWS encoded by the coding sequence ATGAATGATGTCTCCGCGATGGTTGTGACGCTGAATGAAGAGGAAAATATCGAAAACTGCCTAGAGACTCTCGAGTGGTGTGATGAGATAATCATCGTAGACGGATATAGTAATGACCAAACAGTCAGTCTTGCGAAAGAGTATACTAACAAAGTGTATATGGATGAACCCGCTGGATATGGAGATCCTGCCAGAAAAATCGCGATTGAAGAGGCGAGCAATGAATGGATTTGCATGCTGGACGCAGACGAGATGATTCCTAAAAAATTGGCTAACCGGCTTGAGCGGCTCGCCAAGAATAGTGAGGCCGACGTCATATATGCACCTCGAATGAATTTTAGTCTAGGTGAATGGATAGATAACGCTGGATTCTGGCCCGACTATCGCCCAATACTGTTCCGTAAGAAGCAAGCCAATCTATCCGATGACGTTCACGACTTCATCAATTTTGATGAGGAGACTGCATCCATCAAAATGGAACAGGACCCTGACATTGCTATCCGTCATTTTAACCACACCAACCTGCATGACAAAATTGATAGAATTAATAAATATACTACTATTGAGTCAGAACAGATTGAATACACAAATTGGGGAATGGTATCACGTTCTATCCTCGAATTTGTTAATAGGTACTTCATCCAAACTGGATTCCGATCTGGGGTCACTGGACTGATACTTTCGATACTCCAAGCGTGGTACGTTTTTTTAAGCTATCTGAAAGCAAGGGAAGCACATGTCGTTGGAAGTGAAGAAGACATCAATGCAAAATATGACCATGAAAAGCAAAAGGTACTTCAAGATTGGAGTTGA